The following are encoded in a window of Solidesulfovibrio magneticus RS-1 genomic DNA:
- a CDS encoding CHASE2 domain-containing protein: MTDTNGGKSLSSLAARPLGFVAGVWRALGSRAELLLAGLAVTAAVTGLYLARPTWLEFQDGRLYDAMLTRERPTVRSGVPVVVDIDEASLAEHGQWPWPRYRVALLLGRLRNAGIAAVGLDIVFAEPDRASPSAVIGQLRRDLRVEAAVTGLPDALSDYDRVLADMLRSGPFVLGYYQDFGQPGHVGGPAGMASEGACPLPPARLSMAKTPDAMALDACLPESRRMVCPLPVLAKAAPAAGFINTLPDRDNIVRRSPLVLEHLGRLTPSLALATVMEAYGVKNAVLRVTSGGIESLTLGSETLGRRVIPLDAGGRLLVNYRGPGGTFPHLSAADVLAGRVDPGEIKGRIAFVGASAAALRDLRATPMDRAMPGVEVHATIADMIVSGDFLSQPDWAVAVELSATVVMGLLSAALLAYAPAATLLIPFAALGAGSWYGAAELLGRTGLYVSPLFPLLVLVLNFTLLTFLKFWREERQKRFLHGAFSRYVAPAVVARIVARPKDLRLTGEERDVTVLFSDVRGFTSLSERLTPTQVSELLNRYFTPLTRIIMERLGTMDKFIGDALMAFWNAPVAVADHPAQAVAAALEMGQRLDALNTVFSRDYGLTIASGVGLHRGLARVGNFGSEELFDYTVIGDTVNLASRLEGLTKYYDVRVLISGELHQEAKDAPLLAGVAAFVEVDRVRVKGKDEAVDLFTVFSAAEAERRREELAAFGAARELYAAGRFAEAAEAFAALAGQYAWKAFGVFAERSAALAEDPPPDGWDGVFAHTSK; encoded by the coding sequence ATGACGGATACAAACGGCGGCAAGTCCTTATCCTCCCTGGCCGCCAGGCCCCTGGGCTTCGTGGCCGGGGTCTGGCGCGCCCTGGGCTCCCGGGCCGAGCTGCTCCTGGCCGGCCTGGCCGTGACCGCCGCCGTGACCGGCCTGTACCTGGCCCGGCCGACCTGGCTGGAATTCCAGGACGGCAGGCTCTACGACGCCATGCTCACCCGGGAACGGCCAACTGTGCGCAGCGGCGTACCCGTGGTCGTGGACATCGACGAGGCCAGCCTGGCCGAGCACGGCCAATGGCCCTGGCCGCGCTACCGGGTGGCCCTGCTGCTTGGACGGCTGCGCAACGCCGGCATCGCCGCCGTGGGCCTGGACATCGTCTTCGCCGAACCCGACCGGGCCAGCCCCAGCGCCGTCATCGGCCAGTTGCGCCGCGACCTGCGCGTGGAAGCGGCCGTCACGGGCCTTCCCGACGCCCTGAGCGACTACGACCGGGTGCTGGCCGACATGCTGCGCTCCGGGCCTTTTGTCCTGGGTTACTACCAGGACTTCGGCCAACCGGGCCATGTCGGCGGTCCGGCCGGCATGGCCTCCGAAGGGGCCTGCCCCCTGCCGCCGGCCCGGCTGTCCATGGCCAAGACCCCGGACGCCATGGCGCTCGACGCCTGCCTGCCGGAGTCCCGGCGCATGGTCTGTCCGCTGCCCGTGCTGGCCAAGGCCGCTCCGGCCGCCGGCTTCATCAACACCCTGCCCGACCGCGACAACATCGTGCGCCGCAGCCCCCTGGTGCTGGAGCACCTGGGCCGGCTGACCCCGAGCCTGGCCCTGGCCACGGTCATGGAAGCCTACGGCGTCAAAAACGCCGTGCTGCGCGTCACTTCGGGCGGCATCGAATCCCTGACCCTGGGGAGCGAGACCCTGGGCCGGCGAGTCATTCCCCTGGACGCCGGCGGCCGGTTGCTGGTCAACTACCGGGGACCGGGCGGCACGTTTCCCCACCTAAGCGCCGCCGACGTTTTGGCCGGGCGCGTCGATCCCGGCGAGATCAAGGGCCGCATCGCCTTTGTCGGGGCCTCGGCCGCCGCCCTGCGCGATCTGCGGGCCACGCCCATGGACCGGGCCATGCCCGGGGTAGAGGTCCATGCCACCATTGCCGACATGATCGTTTCCGGCGACTTCCTGTCCCAGCCGGACTGGGCCGTGGCCGTGGAACTGTCGGCCACGGTGGTCATGGGGCTTTTATCGGCCGCCCTGTTGGCCTATGCCCCGGCCGCCACGCTCTTGATCCCCTTTGCCGCCCTGGGGGCCGGCAGCTGGTACGGCGCGGCGGAGCTGCTTGGCCGCACCGGCCTGTACGTCTCGCCGCTGTTCCCCCTGCTGGTCCTGGTCCTCAATTTCACCCTGCTCACCTTTCTCAAGTTCTGGCGCGAGGAGCGGCAAAAGCGTTTCCTGCACGGGGCCTTTTCGCGCTATGTGGCCCCGGCCGTGGTGGCCCGCATCGTGGCCCGGCCCAAAGACCTGCGCCTGACCGGCGAAGAGCGCGACGTCACGGTCCTTTTTTCCGACGTGCGCGGCTTCACCTCCCTGTCCGAACGCCTGACTCCGACCCAGGTTTCGGAGCTGCTCAACCGCTATTTCACGCCGCTTACCCGCATCATCATGGAACGCCTGGGCACCATGGACAAATTCATCGGCGACGCGCTCATGGCCTTCTGGAACGCGCCCGTCGCCGTGGCCGACCACCCGGCCCAGGCCGTGGCCGCCGCCTTGGAAATGGGCCAACGCCTGGACGCCCTCAACACGGTCTTTAGCCGCGACTACGGCCTGACCATAGCCTCGGGCGTGGGCCTGCACCGGGGCCTGGCCCGGGTCGGCAACTTCGGTTCCGAGGAGCTTTTCGACTACACCGTCATCGGCGACACCGTGAACCTGGCCTCGCGCCTGGAAGGGCTGACCAAGTATTACGACGTGCGGGTGCTGATTTCCGGGGAACTCCACCAGGAGGCCAAGGACGCGCCGCTTTTAGCCGGGGTGGCGGCCTTCGTGGAGGTTGACCGGGTGCGGGTCAAGGGCAAGGACGAGGCCGTGGACCTTTTTACAGTCTTTTCCGCCGCCGAGGCCGAGCGCCGCCGGGAGGAGCTGGCCGCCTTCGGTGCGGCCCGGGAGCTTTACGCCGCCGGCCGGTTCGCTGAGGCGGCCGAGGCCTTTGCCGCCCTGGCCGGGCAGTACGCGTGGAAAGCGTTTGGCGTCTTTGCCGAACGCAGCGCCGCCCTGGCCGAAGACCCGCCGCCGGACGGCTGGGACGGCGTTTTTGCCCACACCTCGAAGTGA
- a CDS encoding methyl-accepting chemotaxis protein → MSLKFKFILPAFLLILLGLSVTTWITYQRSTASLTSVALEKAQVTVNGLLSSVELWVDGAKNEITTLSKTNIVLNSLGVDVSKATQKETLDLFADAASRHPAFDSILLMNEKGNVVVSTNQNLAGSDLSSREYYQKAMTGQVFVSKPLFSKDSGEAVFVIAAPVRQGGRVVGVVASGVKIGRFTEQFLKPLETPASYAFILAPDGLTLAHPEAKLIGKYNVFTEADYGPRMASMPKGLLDTVSLGVDKLVLFEKSPATGWVVGMTINKGVAFGGARELGLLILGLSAGQAVLILAGLWLILTMSVLKPLGALVGAAGRIADGDLDTRLDADRADEIGGLQRAMGRMVATLKTKIGEAEEQGRQALAASDKAREATAEADKARQAAEAAREEGMLQAAAQLEDIVTAITAAAEAVSGQIGQSSRGSQEQSARVGETATAMEEMNATVIEVARSAGQAATTAENARGKADEGSRIVDQVIGGIKDVQAKALELKDDMTRLGQQAQGIGQVLDVISDIADQTNLLALNAAIEAARAGEAGRGFAVVADEVRKLAEKTMHATKEVGEAIAGIQQGTRKNVDNVEQAGRRIDEATTLAGQSGQALAAIVALVGETTDQVRSIATAAEQQSATTEEINRSVADISRIAGETATALERSDGELSGLADQTRMLRGLIDNMQGGTAKALPAGASGRKALSGRTR, encoded by the coding sequence ATGAGTCTGAAATTCAAGTTCATACTTCCCGCTTTTTTGTTGATTCTGCTGGGATTGTCCGTGACGACATGGATAACCTATCAGCGAAGTACGGCTTCCTTGACAAGCGTTGCGTTGGAAAAAGCGCAAGTGACGGTCAATGGCCTGTTGTCGTCCGTGGAGCTGTGGGTGGACGGCGCCAAAAATGAAATCACTACGCTGTCAAAAACAAACATTGTTTTGAATTCACTGGGTGTCGACGTTTCGAAGGCCACGCAGAAAGAAACCTTGGATTTGTTTGCGGACGCCGCCTCGCGTCACCCGGCTTTTGACAGCATCTTGCTGATGAATGAAAAAGGGAACGTCGTCGTCAGCACCAATCAGAATCTGGCTGGGTCGGATTTGTCCAGCCGGGAGTATTATCAAAAGGCCATGACCGGCCAGGTTTTCGTCTCCAAGCCGCTTTTCAGCAAGGATTCAGGCGAGGCGGTCTTCGTGATTGCCGCGCCGGTGCGCCAGGGCGGCCGCGTGGTTGGCGTGGTCGCCTCGGGCGTCAAGATCGGGCGTTTTACCGAGCAATTCCTCAAACCCCTGGAGACTCCGGCCAGCTACGCCTTCATTCTGGCCCCCGACGGCCTGACACTGGCCCATCCCGAGGCCAAGCTCATCGGCAAGTACAACGTGTTCACCGAGGCGGACTATGGCCCGCGCATGGCGTCCATGCCAAAGGGCCTGCTGGACACGGTTTCGCTTGGCGTGGACAAGCTGGTGCTTTTCGAGAAAAGCCCCGCCACGGGATGGGTCGTGGGCATGACCATCAACAAGGGCGTGGCTTTTGGCGGCGCTCGGGAGTTGGGCCTACTGATCCTGGGCCTTTCCGCCGGCCAGGCCGTGCTGATCCTGGCCGGGCTGTGGCTAATCCTGACGATGAGCGTGCTTAAGCCCCTGGGGGCGCTGGTCGGCGCGGCCGGCCGCATTGCCGACGGCGACCTGGACACGCGCCTGGACGCCGACCGGGCCGACGAGATCGGCGGGCTGCAACGGGCCATGGGCCGCATGGTGGCCACGCTCAAGACCAAGATCGGCGAGGCCGAGGAGCAGGGTAGGCAGGCCCTGGCCGCCTCGGACAAGGCCCGGGAGGCCACGGCCGAGGCCGACAAGGCCCGGCAGGCCGCCGAGGCCGCCCGGGAAGAGGGCATGCTCCAGGCCGCCGCCCAGCTTGAAGACATCGTGACGGCCATCACCGCCGCCGCCGAGGCTGTGTCCGGCCAGATCGGCCAGTCGAGCCGGGGCTCCCAGGAACAGTCGGCCCGGGTGGGCGAGACGGCCACGGCCATGGAGGAGATGAACGCCACGGTCATCGAAGTGGCCAGAAGCGCCGGCCAGGCCGCGACCACGGCCGAAAACGCCCGGGGAAAGGCCGACGAGGGCTCGCGCATCGTCGATCAGGTCATTGGCGGGATCAAGGACGTCCAGGCCAAGGCCCTGGAACTCAAGGACGACATGACCCGCCTGGGGCAGCAGGCCCAAGGCATCGGCCAGGTGCTGGACGTCATCTCCGACATCGCCGACCAGACCAACTTGCTGGCGCTAAACGCCGCCATCGAAGCGGCCCGGGCCGGCGAGGCCGGGCGCGGCTTCGCCGTGGTGGCCGACGAGGTCCGCAAGCTGGCCGAAAAAACCATGCACGCCACCAAGGAAGTGGGCGAAGCCATCGCCGGCATCCAGCAGGGCACGCGCAAAAACGTGGACAATGTCGAGCAGGCCGGCCGGCGCATCGACGAAGCCACGACCCTGGCCGGCCAGTCCGGCCAGGCCCTGGCCGCCATCGTGGCCCTGGTCGGCGAAACCACCGATCAGGTCCGCTCCATCGCCACGGCCGCCGAACAGCAGTCGGCCACCACCGAAGAGATCAACCGCAGCGTGGCGGACATCAGCCGCATCGCCGGCGAGACGGCCACGGCCCTGGAGCGCTCCGACGGCGAACTGTCCGGGCTGGCCGACCAGACAAGGATGCTTCGGGGCCTTATCGACAACATGCAGGGCGGCACGGCCAAGGCCCTGCCGGCCGGCGCGTCCGGCCGCAAGGCGCTTTCGGGCCGGACGCGCTAA
- a CDS encoding MFS transporter — protein sequence MSNPLLTAAVAKARWRLLPFLGLLYVVSYLDRINVSFAALTMNADLGLSQAAYGLGAGIFFVGYVLFEVPSNLILARVGARAWLARIMVSWGLATVALAAASGPTSFIVLRFVLGVAEAGFFPGIIYYLTGWFPLTHRARAVALFMTATPLAGLIGSPLSGWIMSLHQTYGLAGWQWLFLLEGLPAVVLGVVLYRRLPETPGQAAWLEPEEAAALTAAIEAERREIAALHPAHLRQGLLSRPVWLAGFVYFCVVVAMYGLVMWLPQILAGALPDGPDRTMHVSLLVMVAYAFAMVGMTAIGASSDRLGERRWHVLGSLGLCLGGMAVMAWAEGLTGSLAGASLAAMGIWGALAPFWGLTTAFLTGQAAAAGIAVINSLGNLGGFAGPSVMGLVKARTGGFGEAFGCIAGLMLLAAVATWFLGRPRRPTGR from the coding sequence GTGTCCAATCCCCTTCTCACCGCCGCCGTGGCCAAGGCCCGTTGGCGGCTGCTGCCCTTTCTGGGGCTTTTGTACGTGGTCTCCTACCTCGACCGCATCAACGTGAGCTTCGCCGCCCTGACCATGAACGCCGACCTGGGCCTGTCCCAGGCCGCCTACGGCCTGGGGGCCGGCATCTTCTTCGTGGGCTATGTGCTTTTTGAGGTGCCCAGCAACCTGATCCTGGCCCGGGTCGGGGCGCGGGCCTGGCTGGCCCGCATCATGGTGAGCTGGGGCCTGGCCACCGTGGCCCTGGCCGCCGCCTCCGGCCCGACGAGCTTTATTGTCCTGCGCTTTGTCCTGGGCGTGGCCGAGGCCGGATTTTTCCCGGGCATCATCTATTATCTGACGGGCTGGTTCCCCCTGACCCACCGGGCCAGGGCCGTGGCCCTGTTCATGACCGCCACCCCCCTGGCCGGGCTGATCGGCAGCCCGCTTTCCGGCTGGATCATGAGCCTGCATCAAACCTACGGCCTGGCCGGCTGGCAATGGCTGTTCCTGCTGGAGGGCCTGCCGGCCGTGGTCCTTGGCGTGGTCCTCTACCGCCGGCTGCCCGAGACGCCGGGGCAAGCCGCCTGGCTGGAGCCCGAGGAAGCGGCCGCCCTGACGGCGGCCATCGAGGCCGAACGCCGGGAGATCGCCGCCCTGCATCCCGCCCACCTGCGCCAGGGACTGTTGAGCCGCCCGGTGTGGCTAGCCGGGTTCGTCTATTTCTGCGTGGTGGTGGCCATGTACGGCCTGGTCATGTGGCTGCCCCAGATCCTGGCCGGGGCGCTGCCGGACGGGCCGGACCGGACCATGCACGTGAGCCTGCTCGTCATGGTGGCCTACGCCTTTGCCATGGTCGGCATGACGGCCATCGGGGCCAGCTCGGACCGGCTGGGCGAACGGCGCTGGCATGTGCTGGGATCGCTGGGGCTGTGTCTTGGCGGCATGGCCGTCATGGCCTGGGCCGAGGGACTGACCGGCTCCCTGGCCGGGGCGTCGTTGGCCGCCATGGGCATCTGGGGCGCGCTGGCCCCGTTTTGGGGGCTGACCACGGCCTTTCTCACCGGCCAGGCCGCCGCCGCCGGCATCGCGGTCATCAATTCCCTGGGCAATCTCGGCGGCTTTGCCGGGCCGTCCGTCATGGGCTTGGTCAAGGCCCGCACCGGAGGCTTTGGCGAGGCCTTTGGCTGCATCGCCGGACTGATGCTCCTGGCCGCCGTCGCCACCTGGTTCCTGGGCCGCCCGAGACGCCCAACCGGGCGGTAA
- a CDS encoding glycosyltransferase → MLVPQDTLRCCCINHDPLIIVTYGNPMAGPAKLAPLLAGRRVYFLAGAWWSYLDLKLLYQTVQVYKGFQAAHPEHQHVFLTNDPEEGGLLDKVGLPHFYCHHNAFIDENLFKPLPRVEKRLDAVYTARLVRLKRHVLAREIPSWGLLHGLSPNDRRKELSYLRYLRRQMPGMELLNGDPETGEYRLFAPEQMCRAYNMARVGLCLSAVEGGNYAAAEYMLSGLPVVSTRSKGGREAFFDAEISRVVDDDSRAVAEAVAELAARRLPPQFVRLRTLLKLKEMREDFIRLVNAILDKEGRPQDFGERFAKVFVHKLYGYPASPEAFVAGLA, encoded by the coding sequence ATGTTGGTTCCCCAGGACACCCTGCGCTGCTGCTGCATCAACCACGATCCGCTGATTATCGTCACCTACGGCAATCCCATGGCCGGGCCGGCCAAGCTGGCCCCGCTCCTGGCCGGCCGCCGGGTCTATTTCCTGGCCGGAGCCTGGTGGTCCTATCTCGATCTCAAGCTGCTGTACCAGACCGTCCAGGTCTACAAGGGCTTTCAGGCTGCCCATCCCGAGCACCAGCACGTGTTTTTGACCAACGATCCCGAGGAGGGCGGCCTGCTGGACAAGGTCGGCCTGCCGCATTTTTATTGCCACCACAACGCCTTTATCGACGAGAACCTTTTTAAGCCTCTGCCTCGGGTGGAAAAACGTCTGGATGCCGTCTACACCGCCCGGCTGGTGCGGCTCAAACGGCATGTCCTGGCCCGGGAGATTCCGTCCTGGGGCCTGCTCCACGGCCTCAGCCCCAACGACAGGCGCAAGGAACTGTCGTATTTGCGCTACCTGCGCCGCCAGATGCCCGGCATGGAGCTGCTTAACGGCGATCCCGAGACCGGGGAGTACCGGCTGTTTGCCCCGGAGCAGATGTGCCGGGCCTACAACATGGCCCGGGTCGGGTTGTGCCTGTCCGCCGTGGAAGGCGGCAACTACGCCGCCGCGGAATACATGCTCTCCGGGTTGCCCGTGGTGTCGACCAGGAGCAAGGGCGGGCGGGAGGCGTTTTTCGACGCCGAGATCAGCCGGGTGGTGGACGACGACAGCCGGGCCGTGGCCGAGGCCGTGGCCGAGCTGGCCGCGCGTCGGCTGCCGCCGCAGTTCGTGCGGCTGCGCACCCTGCTGAAACTCAAGGAAATGCGCGAGGATTTCATCCGCTTGGTCAACGCCATTCTCGACAAGGAAGGCCGTCCCCAGGATTTCGGCGAACGCTTCGCCAAGGTTTTTGTCCACAAGCTCTACGGCTATCCTGCTTCGCCCGAAGCCTTCGTGGCCGGCCTGGCCTGA
- the pseB gene encoding UDP-N-acetylglucosamine 4,6-dehydratase (inverting), producing MLKDKAILITGGTGSFGKKLTEILLRDHKPRKIIIFSRDEMKQWKMQQTYPASRYPCMRYFVGDVRDLDRLSLAFMGVDIVIHAAALKIVPTAEYNPFEAVRTNITGSQNVITAAIARDVEKVLALSTDKAVSPANLYGATKLCMEKLFIAGNSYVGSQRLRLAVVRYGNVVGSRGSVVPLFLKMRRKGVLTITDPRMTRFWITLEQSVRFVISCLANMSGGEVFVPKLPSMNIQDLAQGLAPECRTEVIGIRPGEKLHELLISRDEARNTLEQGDRFLIRPSFEYFAGPAETPAGTPVPEDFEYSSGSNAWQLRHEDLAELARNLVLDDDAR from the coding sequence ATGCTCAAGGACAAAGCCATCCTGATCACCGGCGGCACGGGATCGTTCGGCAAAAAGCTTACGGAGATCCTGCTGCGCGACCACAAGCCTCGCAAGATCATCATTTTTTCCCGCGACGAAATGAAGCAATGGAAAATGCAGCAGACCTACCCTGCCAGCCGTTATCCCTGCATGCGCTATTTCGTCGGCGACGTGCGTGACCTGGATCGGCTTTCCCTGGCTTTCATGGGTGTGGATATCGTCATTCACGCCGCCGCGCTCAAGATCGTTCCCACGGCCGAATACAACCCCTTCGAGGCCGTTCGCACCAATATCACCGGCTCTCAGAACGTGATCACGGCGGCCATCGCCCGCGACGTCGAAAAAGTGCTCGCCCTGTCCACCGACAAGGCCGTCAGTCCCGCCAACCTCTACGGCGCCACCAAGTTGTGCATGGAAAAGCTTTTCATCGCCGGCAACTCCTATGTGGGCAGTCAAAGGCTGCGTCTGGCCGTGGTGCGCTATGGCAACGTGGTGGGCAGCCGTGGCAGCGTGGTGCCGCTGTTTCTCAAGATGCGTCGCAAGGGCGTGCTGACCATCACCGATCCCCGCATGACCCGCTTCTGGATCACCTTGGAACAAAGCGTGCGCTTCGTCATTTCCTGTCTGGCGAACATGAGCGGCGGCGAGGTGTTTGTCCCCAAGCTGCCCAGCATGAACATTCAGGACCTCGCCCAGGGCTTGGCCCCCGAGTGCCGCACCGAGGTGATCGGCATCCGGCCGGGCGAAAAGCTCCATGAGCTGCTCATCTCCCGCGACGAGGCCCGCAACACCCTGGAACAGGGAGACCGGTTCCTCATCCGGCCGTCGTTCGAATATTTTGCCGGCCCGGCCGAAACGCCGGCCGGAACGCCCGTGCCAGAGGATTTCGAGTACAGCTCCGGCTCCAACGCCTGGCAACTGCGCCACGAGGATCTGGCCGAACTGGCGCGCAACCTCGTCCTCGACGACGACGCCCGATGA
- the pseC gene encoding UDP-4-amino-4,6-dideoxy-N-acetyl-beta-L-altrosamine transaminase has translation MSRPQPDDHGASASLPYGRQEIDETDIAAVEAVLGSGWLTTGPAVARFEAAVARFTGAARAVAVNSGTAALHVAAAALGLGPGDEAVTSPLTFAATANCVVYCGAVPVFADVLPESLLLDPAAAERAITPRTKAIIAVDYAGQPCDWDALRRLADRHGLALVADACHALGGRYKGRDVGRLADVTALSFHPVKHITTGEGGMALTDDPDLDRRMRALRNHGIDQDFRQREQAGSWRYAMTMLGFNYRLSDMACALGESQLARLPGWLETRRELAGLYDRLLAGTPARPLETAADREHARHLYVVRVPRRDAVFRAMRAQGIGVNVHYLPVHLHPYYRERFGLGPGLCPVAEAAAEEILTLPLFPAMTPDDVRRVADALARALASRD, from the coding sequence ATGAGCAGGCCACAGCCCGACGATCACGGCGCGTCCGCCTCCCTTCCCTACGGACGCCAGGAGATTGACGAAACCGATATTGCGGCCGTGGAGGCCGTGCTGGGCTCCGGCTGGCTGACCACCGGCCCGGCCGTGGCCCGCTTCGAGGCGGCCGTGGCCCGCTTCACCGGAGCGGCCCGGGCCGTGGCCGTCAACAGCGGCACGGCGGCCCTGCATGTCGCGGCGGCGGCCCTGGGTCTTGGCCCGGGCGACGAGGCAGTGACCTCGCCCCTGACCTTCGCGGCCACGGCCAACTGCGTTGTTTACTGCGGGGCCGTCCCGGTCTTCGCCGACGTGCTGCCCGAAAGCCTGCTGCTCGATCCCGCCGCCGCCGAGCGGGCCATCACCCCACGGACCAAGGCGATCATCGCCGTGGATTACGCCGGCCAGCCCTGCGATTGGGACGCCCTGCGCCGGCTGGCCGACCGGCACGGCCTGGCGCTTGTCGCCGACGCCTGCCACGCCCTGGGGGGCCGCTACAAAGGCCGCGACGTGGGCCGGCTGGCCGACGTCACGGCGCTGAGCTTCCACCCGGTCAAGCACATCACCACCGGCGAGGGCGGCATGGCCCTGACCGACGACCCGGATCTGGACCGCAGGATGCGCGCTCTGCGCAACCACGGCATCGACCAGGATTTCCGCCAACGCGAACAGGCCGGCTCCTGGCGCTACGCCATGACCATGCTCGGCTTCAATTACCGCCTCTCCGACATGGCCTGCGCCCTGGGCGAAAGCCAGCTGGCCCGGCTGCCCGGATGGCTTGAAACCCGGCGCGAACTGGCCGGGCTGTACGACCGCCTGCTGGCCGGCACGCCCGCCCGCCCCCTGGAAACCGCGGCAGACCGCGAGCACGCCCGCCATCTCTACGTGGTCCGGGTCCCACGCCGCGACGCTGTGTTCCGGGCCATGCGGGCCCAAGGCATCGGGGTCAACGTCCACTATCTCCCAGTGCATCTGCACCCCTATTACCGGGAACGCTTCGGCCTTGGGCCCGGGCTGTGCCCCGTCGCCGAGGCCGCGGCCGAGGAAATCCTCACGCTGCCGCTGTTCCCGGCCATGACCCCGGACGACGTCCGCCGCGTGGCCGACGCCCTGGCCCGGGCCCTGGCCAGCAGGGACTGA